The Acidithiobacillus thiooxidans ATCC 19377 DNA window CCATGCCCGACTGCAAAGGACCGGGACGAAACAGGGCCACCAGGGCGACAATATCCTCAAAAGTATCGGGTTGCAGACGCCGCACCAGATCACGCATGCCCGATGATTCCAGCTGAAACACGGCCACGGTTTCCGTGGATTTCAGCAGTGCAAAAGTGTCTGGATCATCGAGCGGGAGTTGCTGAATATCCAGGGGCGCAAGGTCCTCCGTGACGGCAGCGGCATTAATGAGTTTTACCGCCATATCAATAATGGTCAGGGTGCGCAGACCCAAAAAGTCGAATTTGACCAGACCCATTTTTTCGACATCATCCTTGTCGAGCTGGGTCACATTACCACCACCACCAGAACTGTCCGTAAATAGCGGTAAACGATCCGCCAGCGGCTCTGGAGAGATGACAACCCCCCCCGCATGGGTGGAGGCATGGCGCGGCAACCCTTCCAGACGCAAGGCAATATCCAGAAGATCGCGTACGTCGTCTTCTTCGGTCTGGCGGCGCCGCAACTCTTCGGATTCTTCCAGGGCTTTGGCCAGGGTCATGCCCAAATCACCGGGCACCAGCTTGGCGAGCTGGTCCACAAACCCGTAGGGCAGTCCCAGCACCCGGCCAACGTCCCGGACTACCGCCCGCGCCTTCATGGTTCCAAAGGTAATGATCTGACCAACCCGTTCGCGGCCATATTTTTCAGCGACATACTGAATGACCCGGTCGCGCTGATCCATACAGAAATCCACGTCAAAATCGGGCATGGAAACCCGTTCAGGATTCAGAAAGCGTTCAAAAAGCAGGCCATTGCTGATCGGATCGAGGTCGGTAATCCCCAGGGCATAGGCCACCAGAGAACCGGCGCCCGAACCACGTCCGGGTCCGACTGGAACCCCGTTATTCTTGGCCCATTGGATAAAGTCCGCCACAATCAGAAAATAACCGGGGAAACCCATTTGCTGGATCACCCCCACTTCACGCAGCAGGCGTTCATGGTAAGGCAAGCTGCCTTCAGCCCGAATCCCCAGGGCATTCAGACGCACCTGCAACCCTTTCTGAGCCGCTTCATGCAGATATTCATCCACAGACTGACCCTCAGGAATGGGATAATCCGGCAAGGCGTATTGGCCCAGCACCAACTCCAGATTACAGCGTTTGGCAATTTCTACCGTGTTGTCACAAGCTTCGGGTAAATCCGCAAAAAGTGTCCGCATTTCCTCTGGATCCGGTAAACGGTGTTCGGCGGTAAATCGTCGCGGCCGACGTGGATCATCCAGGGTCAGCCCTGCAGAAATGCATTGACGGGCATCAAAAGCGGCAAAATCGGCGGCATCCAGAAAATGGGCATTATTGGTAGCCACCACCGGCAAATCCAGCTTTTCGGCCAGCCCGAGGGTTGCTTGCAGCAGACTTTCCTGATCTTTTTCGCCATTCCGTTGCAGTTCCAGATAAAAGCGTTCGGGAAACCAGTCTGCATAGCGTTTTGCCAACAGTTCAGCCTGCGCATGATCGCGGCGCAGCAAAGCCCGACCGATTTCACCCTGCCCCGCTGCGGAAAGGGCAATTAATCCATCACTGGCCTGCTGCAACCATCCGGCGGCAATTTGCGGGCGGCCCTGCTGATGTCCCTCCAGATAGGCGCGACTCAACAGACGGCTGAGATTGGCGTAACCGGTTTTGTTCATGCACAACAAAATCAGGCTGGCGGGGCGATCTGCATCGCCCTCATCGTGGACCCAGATTTCACTCCCGATCAGTGGTTTCACGCCCTGACTGCGGGCGGCGTTATAAAACTTCACCAGAGCAAAAAGATTACCGTGATCCGTAATCGCCACTGCCGGCATATTTTTTTCGGCACAGCGCTTGGCCAGCGCCTTGACCGGAATAATGCCATCCTCCAGCGAATATTCGGAATGCACATGAAGATGGACAAAAGTCGGTTCACTCACTGCTTTGCCTCCCAGGCTTGATCCACCGGACCAAAACCACGTCGATGCAGCGGACAAGGTCCATATCGCTGTAATGCCTGCATATGGACTGCGGTTCCATAACCCATGTGCCGGGCCAAGCCATAATGCGGATAATAAGCATCCAATACCTGCATGGTCTGATCTCTCGCCACCTTGGCGAGAATACTGGCCGCTGCAATAGCATCTACCCGACCATCACCGCCCACCAGAGTCTCAACCTGCCAGCCCGGCGGTGACTGGTTACCATCCACAACAACAAGCTCCGGACGCACTGGCAGGGCAGCAATAGCCCGGGACATGGCCCGTAAAGAGG harbors:
- the dnaE gene encoding DNA polymerase III subunit alpha; protein product: MSEPTFVHLHVHSEYSLEDGIIPVKALAKRCAEKNMPAVAITDHGNLFALVKFYNAARSQGVKPLIGSEIWVHDEGDADRPASLILLCMNKTGYANLSRLLSRAYLEGHQQGRPQIAAGWLQQASDGLIALSAAGQGEIGRALLRRDHAQAELLAKRYADWFPERFYLELQRNGEKDQESLLQATLGLAEKLDLPVVATNNAHFLDAADFAAFDARQCISAGLTLDDPRRPRRFTAEHRLPDPEEMRTLFADLPEACDNTVEIAKRCNLELVLGQYALPDYPIPEGQSVDEYLHEAAQKGLQVRLNALGIRAEGSLPYHERLLREVGVIQQMGFPGYFLIVADFIQWAKNNGVPVGPGRGSGAGSLVAYALGITDLDPISNGLLFERFLNPERVSMPDFDVDFCMDQRDRVIQYVAEKYGRERVGQIITFGTMKARAVVRDVGRVLGLPYGFVDQLAKLVPGDLGMTLAKALEESEELRRRQTEEDDVRDLLDIALRLEGLPRHASTHAGGVVISPEPLADRLPLFTDSSGGGGNVTQLDKDDVEKMGLVKFDFLGLRTLTIIDMAVKLINAAAVTEDLAPLDIQQLPLDDPDTFALLKSTETVAVFQLESSGMRDLVRRLQPDTFEDIVALVALFRPGPLQSGMVDDFIARKHGKAQVSYLHANLEPILKETYGVIVYQEQVMQSAQVLAGYSLGGADLLRRAMGKKKPEEMAKQRSIFLEGAHKNGLHPDQAGAIFDLMEKFAEYGFNKSHSAAYALVSYQTAYLKAHYPQFFMAAVLTADMDHTDKVVAMIAECQRMGLRIAPPSVQCSGLEFKPEGRQDIRFGLGAIKGLGRAAIHSILEARKEGPFQSLFDLLCRVDSQKINRRALEALIRAGAMDDWQVSRADLMASLESAIEAAAQFQQSQASLQESLFDGLEALPVAPPISHAELWTSTEILRQERETLGFYFSGHPMDDLRVELAELGVQPLSNIVVGTVMLVAGLVVARRSTRTKRGDRIYFLTLDDGVGRLEVVVFAEVWAQAGKIGEGEEPVLVLGEVGEDSYSGGLRLSALRVLDRQRARDELATQLTVEIPQGESLAPELLRDWLQQYPGSVRLLLRLPVDNDLQVLLKVPESLSFVASEEALAALQAHMPEGYQWQWTYRAATSLVNNVIPLERGQRKTRRPA
- a CDS encoding ribonuclease HII, whose product is MSTARRSPVLEHWGPSCAGVDEAGRGPLAGPVIAAVVILREPLYGLNDSKKMTAKARLQWAARIRQEARAWSLSWAAVWEIERYNILQASLRAMSRAIAALPVRPELVVVDGNQSPPGWQVETLVGGDGRVDAIAAASILAKVARDQTMQVLDAYYPHYGLARHMGYGTAVHMQALQRYGPCPLHRRGFGPVDQAWEAKQ